From the genome of candidate division TA06 bacterium:
TTGGGTAGGGGTTCCAAGGGTAGGGCCCAGCGCTCACGGATCATTTTTCTTACCAGCTCCTTGCGCATCTCCTTCACTCTTTCGTCATCACCAAGCCTGGCTGTTGCTGGATCGACGACACGGAAGGCAAGGTGGTAGGCAGTGTGATAGGCGGCTCGCGCCTCCTCCCAGTCCTTCGCTTCGTAAGAAATCGCCCGCTTGTGGATTCTCTTCACTCTGGGCATCTTCGCCGCCCAATCGGTCAGTTCTTCTGACTTAAAGGCAATCACGAGATTGATGGGCTCTCTGACAATGTTGACCTTGAAAGAAGCCAGGCTGTTCAGTGCGTGGGCGGCAGTCTTTCGTATCTCATCTTGAGTATCTTTCGGATCGAGACAATGCACTTGCGTCCTGCTTTCAGAGGCCTTAACTGCAACAGTCGGGATATCACTGAAGAAGCTCTTGATTTCAGATGCCAACGCTGAGTCGCCAGCGGCCATTATGGTGGGCACATCAAAGCGTCCTGCCTTCCAGATCTCGAGTTCCCCCTCCCCTGCCCATCTCCCGTTGACCCGTACTGCGAAACCAAGGAGTGAGCTCATGGTGTGGCTCAAGAATCCACTTTCTGTGCCGGCCTTCGAATGGAACCCAACCAGCACCTGCGCTGCAAGGCCAGAATAGTCGTACCTGGAAATGTCGTCTCCTCGAATCACGGTTGCGTTCTGTTGCAGTTTATCGTCAACCACGTTCGGAGGTGAACCCCTTCTGTGCGAATCTGCGACAACGAAGTCAGTAGCGCCAGCCTCACTTAGGCCCACAATGGCAGCATTTATGTCTCCCATCAGGAGTCTTCTCCCTTCTTCAAAGGGTTCACCGAACTCCTTGATCACCTGTTCGTACGTGTTTATGCCACTGGCGCCTTCCATGTCCGAAAAGACCAGAACCTTCACATCTCCCCCCTTCTTGTGTCCGTATTGTATACTTTGTCCAAACACCGTTCAACCTAAACCCGAAATACCGAAAATCGAAGATCGAAAATCGAAAATAAAAATACTAACCACAGATTCCACGAGATTAACACAGATTCAAACCACATCCTCATGGCTGAACCCGAACCAGAGAACAATCTTGTGGAAATCTGTGTTAATCTGTGGTTACAGAGGTTTGGGCGCAACACCTGAAACCATGAGATTTCACAAGATTCACACAGATTCAAACCTCATCCTCATGGCTTAACCCGAACCAGAAAATAATCTTGTCACAATCTGTGAAATCTGTGGTTAAATGGTTCCTGTGGTGTTGGAAGCTGGTGGCTGAGAGCTGACAGCTATCGTATAGCGTATAGCGTTTTTTGCCTTGACGCAGTTATGTCAATCCTATACCCTACCCCAAATGGGAGGGGAAGATGGATTCTGAGGAACCTATTGTCTTTACCAGAAGGTCTTCAGGGTTAATAAGGACTGTCGGAGCTTTCTCCGCTCTCAGCCTGGTTCTCTGCCACACCATAGGCGGCGGCATCAATAAGCTCATGGTTTATGCCAGCTACACTAGCCCGGGAGCGAATGTGCCGCTCGCCTTTCTTTTCACTGGAATAATTGCCATCATAACTGCCGCAGTCTACATGATGCTTTCTACGGCCATGCCCAGAACTGGCGGAGACTACATCTACATAACCAGGGGCATAAGCCCGATCATGGGATTTCTTGCCAGTTGGGGATTCTGGTTCACCGAGGTCCTCTCCTTCGGGATCATAGCATTTTATGACATTCCTATCTGGGGTCTTACTTTCCAGATCGCCGGTTCTGCCATGCAGAATGAGGCACTCCTGAGGATAGGTTCTATCATAAGCGCGCCTCACTGGGGCCTGTGGCTCGGGTTTGCGATGGTGGTCGTCTTCTCGCTGGTTGCTCTGCGAGGCATGACCACTTATACGAAGATAATAAACTGGATGCTCATTCTTCCAGCCATTGGTTCGGTATTAATGATAATATTCATGGCAAGAGGGCCCTCTCTGGTGGCAGTCAATTGGGATGCGGTCTACGGCTCGGGCATGTATCAAAAGGTTGTTGAGCTCTCAAACCAGTTCACCGATGTGTGGAGGCCCACGGGCTTCAGTCTTGTCGCCACGCTGTTGGCCGGGGTCGGCGGCATATGGGCCTATATAGGCGTTACCGCGGCTGCCTATGTTGGAGGCGAGGTCAAGAATCCGAGAAGGACAATGGCCATCGGTCTTCTGGGTGGAGCAAGCATAATCGTCCTCTACTATGTATTCTTGAGTTTCATGACATACAGAGCTTTTGGCAACTTCATTCCCATGTACTGCAACGTGTACAAGCACCCCGAAGCCTGGCAAGCGCTCACCGCGATATATCCACATGCGCCAGCACCGTATTTGCCCACTTTTGCCGCGGCCATGGCCCCAGGCCTGTTTGCAGTTCAGTTCCTTGTGGCAATATCTGCGGCCCTGTGGCTGATGAACGACATACCGGTCTTCTTCGTTATCTGTTCAAGACAGGTGTTCGCGTGGTCTTTTGACAGATTCTTTCCTGCGAAGTTTGCCGAGGTTAATCCCAAGTACCACACTCCCCACTATGCAATTCTGCTGACGCTGGTGGGTGGACTGGTAGGTGTTCTCATATCATACGTCGCGGAGAAGGGGGTTGTTGGGTCCTGGGTGGCGGCAATGGACACCACTATGCTCTACCAGTTTGCGGTCACACTGGGCTGCCTGGCAGCAGTAGCCATTCCCTACATAAGGCCGGACATATATGAAAGAGGAAGGAAGCTAGAGATACGCGGAGTTCCGGTGATGTCGATTCTCGGGATGATAGGGTTCGGCTTCAACTTCTGGTATCTCTTTATAGCCGGTTCCTGGCTGAGCATAAGCAGAGACCTACTTGTCCAGAGCGGCTGGATGTTCCTTGGCGTGGTGATTTTTCTAGCATATTATGCATCCAACACCAGGAAAGGAATAGACGTAAGATCCATCTATCAGCAGGTCCCTCCGGCATAAGATGAAGAAGATATACTTCTCGGCAGACGCGCACGGCTCCACGTATGTATGGCGAAAGTGGATATCAGTAGTATCGGTATATAAACCTGACATACTCATACTGGCAGGCGACCTTACGGGCAAGGCCTTTGTCCCGTTGATCAGGCAGAGTGACGGTTCCCATTCGTGTACCTATTTTGGGGGCAAGTTCAATCTCAAGACAGACAAAGAGGTGAAGGAGATGGTGGATAGGCTCGAGTCTGCTGGGGCCTATCCATTTATCGCGACTCCTGAGGAGATTCAGGAGCTCAAGTCTGATGAGAATAAATTGAACGAACTGATGGATCGAGAAATACGCAATAGACTTCGAAAATGGATGGAGATGCTTGTGGAGAAGGTGGACACGAAAAACGTGATGACCATTGCCATGCCCGGCAACGACGATTTCCTCACAATGGATCAGGTGATCAAGGACTTTGAAGACAAAGGTGTGATATATCCCCTGGAGAAAGTGGTTGAATTTCCCTACGGATACCAGATGGTGAGCCTTGACTATGTGAATCCGACGCCCTGGAATACTGACAGAGAGATGGACGAGAAAGCGCTTCTCAAGAAGATAGATGAACTGGTCTCAAAGGTTGATGATCCACACAAAGCGGTGCTGAACTTTCACTGCCCACCTTTCCAGACTCAACTGGACATGGCGCCGAAGTTGGATAGAACCATGAGGCCTGTAATTGTTGCAGGTTCAGTGGTGATGGTTCACTGCGGAAGCAAGGCTGTAAGGAAAGCGATTGAGAAGTATCAGCCCCTGATAGGACTGCACGGCCACATTCATGAATCCTTTGCATCGGACAAAATCAAAAACACACCTGTTGTGAATCCAGGTTCGGAATACTCAGAAGGAATCCTCAGAGGGTTCATCGTAGAACTGACCGAAGACGGCCTGGGCAACTACTGGAAGGTTGAGGGGTAGATTATTCTCCTCTAGTACTTTGCTTCCCTGTTTACGGTTATCTTGACCGTGCTGCCTGCGTGCGCTTTTTCTCCGGCTTTAGGGGACTGCGCTATAACTCGGCCGAAGGGATACTCTTCGTTGGTGGCATACTTGACCTTCACTCTGAACCCTGCCGCCTTGAGCTTATCTCCGGCAGCCTTTTCGGTCAGGC
Proteins encoded in this window:
- a CDS encoding APC family permease: MDSEEPIVFTRRSSGLIRTVGAFSALSLVLCHTIGGGINKLMVYASYTSPGANVPLAFLFTGIIAIITAAVYMMLSTAMPRTGGDYIYITRGISPIMGFLASWGFWFTEVLSFGIIAFYDIPIWGLTFQIAGSAMQNEALLRIGSIISAPHWGLWLGFAMVVVFSLVALRGMTTYTKIINWMLILPAIGSVLMIIFMARGPSLVAVNWDAVYGSGMYQKVVELSNQFTDVWRPTGFSLVATLLAGVGGIWAYIGVTAAAYVGGEVKNPRRTMAIGLLGGASIIVLYYVFLSFMTYRAFGNFIPMYCNVYKHPEAWQALTAIYPHAPAPYLPTFAAAMAPGLFAVQFLVAISAALWLMNDIPVFFVICSRQVFAWSFDRFFPAKFAEVNPKYHTPHYAILLTLVGGLVGVLISYVAEKGVVGSWVAAMDTTMLYQFAVTLGCLAAVAIPYIRPDIYERGRKLEIRGVPVMSILGMIGFGFNFWYLFIAGSWLSISRDLLVQSGWMFLGVVIFLAYYASNTRKGIDVRSIYQQVPPA
- a CDS encoding phosphoesterase; its protein translation is MKKIYFSADAHGSTYVWRKWISVVSVYKPDILILAGDLTGKAFVPLIRQSDGSHSCTYFGGKFNLKTDKEVKEMVDRLESAGAYPFIATPEEIQELKSDENKLNELMDREIRNRLRKWMEMLVEKVDTKNVMTIAMPGNDDFLTMDQVIKDFEDKGVIYPLEKVVEFPYGYQMVSLDYVNPTPWNTDREMDEKALLKKIDELVSKVDDPHKAVLNFHCPPFQTQLDMAPKLDRTMRPVIVAGSVVMVHCGSKAVRKAIEKYQPLIGLHGHIHESFASDKIKNTPVVNPGSEYSEGILRGFIVELTEDGLGNYWKVEG